In Pseudomonas sp. FP1742, the DNA window CAGAATGATCGCCAGCAGAATCGCACTGCCGATCAATGCGCTGAGAATCACGCTGTTGCCCTGTTGCTGCCACATCCCCGAGACCATCGAGTTGCAGAACGCCGAGTACACCAGCAGCAGGATCACCAGTTTGTCGGCGATGTTGGTGTAGCGCTTGTGCCGAGCGAAAAACTTGCCCAGCCACGGCCGCAGCAATTGCCCAAGCACCAGCGGCAACAACAACATGGCGCACAGGTCGAGCAGGGTCGAGCCCAGGTCGATACCGCCGGCGCCGCTGCCGACCACGAAACTCACCAGCAACGGTGTCAGGAAAATCCCCAGGACGCTGGACAGGCTCGCATTGAGAATCGCCGCCGGCACGTTGCCGCCCGCGCTGCCGGTCAGGGCCACGGACGAAGAGATGGTCGAGGGCAGGGCGCAGAGGTAGAGGAAACCGAGCATCAGCAGCGACGGAATGTGCGACCCCAACAGTTTGTCGCTCAGCAGCCAGATCAACGGAAACACCGCGAAGGTGAAGGTTTGAACCATCACATGCAGCTTCCAGTTTTTCAGCCCGTGGCGGATCTGTTCGCTGGAGAGGTTGACCCCGTGCAGGAAGAACACCAGGAACACGCCGATGTTGATTACCCACTCGGCATGCATCCCGCCGCCGGTGGCGCCGAAGGTCGGGAAGAAATACGCCAGCAGCGTGGCGATCAGCATGCCGCACAAGAACCAGTCGGTGACCACGCGTTTAAGGTGTTTGAAGGCATGCATGACCGGCACCGAATCCATTTGTAAGAATTGATGACTTAGCCTAACGTCGGCCCTATCAGCCGTCTTGCGACATAAGGCCAATCAATGCCGACTAACGGACAACTTTCCCTCG includes these proteins:
- a CDS encoding bile acid:sodium symporter family protein; amino-acid sequence: MHAFKHLKRVVTDWFLCGMLIATLLAYFFPTFGATGGGMHAEWVINIGVFLVFFLHGVNLSSEQIRHGLKNWKLHVMVQTFTFAVFPLIWLLSDKLLGSHIPSLLMLGFLYLCALPSTISSSVALTGSAGGNVPAAILNASLSSVLGIFLTPLLVSFVVGSGAGGIDLGSTLLDLCAMLLLPLVLGQLLRPWLGKFFARHKRYTNIADKLVILLLVYSAFCNSMVSGMWQQQGNSVILSALIGSAILLAIILWMTTRTARTLKFSPADEIAAVFCASKKSLAAGAPMAALIFGASPGLGLILLPIMIYHPLQLIVCSVMAEGYANRNRELAAQQNAAVLSPQ